The Candidatus Limnocylindrales bacterium genome has a segment encoding these proteins:
- a CDS encoding prepilin-type N-terminal cleavage/methylation domain-containing protein has protein sequence MRPVQLKKNQLGFTLIELLVVVTIIGIIATIAVPNLLNATQRARQRRTMGDMKTIANAIAQYLQDNSIVPLGGSIGTTVTTPNTSLNNVLIPTYITAIPDRDGWGNPFRYIVSARDSYTLESRGRDGINNVNATRNDQNWDHDLMLSNGIFIASPDSGT, from the coding sequence ATGAGGCCAGTTCAGCTTAAAAAGAACCAGTTGGGTTTTACTCTAATTGAATTACTGGTGGTAGTCACCATTATCGGTATTATTGCAACTATAGCCGTTCCGAATTTATTAAATGCCACTCAAAGGGCTCGACAACGTAGAACCATGGGAGACATGAAAACCATCGCCAATGCCATAGCCCAGTATCTTCAAGATAACAGTATTGTACCTCTGGGAGGTTCGATAGGAACTACTGTTACAACTCCAAATACCAGTCTTAACAACGTATTAATTCCCACTTATATAACGGCTATTCCAGACCGGGATGGCTGGGGTAATCCTTTTCGTTATATTGTATCGGCCAGAGATTCTTATACCCTTGAAAGTAGAGGGCGAGACGGGATTAATAACGTTAACGCAACAAGGAATGACCAAAATTGGGATCATGACCTCATGCTGAGTAATGGAATATTTATTGCCTCCCCGGACTCCGGTACCTAA
- a CDS encoding ABC transporter permease yields the protein MAPHMTSSLRFSTLGTLKLPTQFTFLMCGMISIILGILYAPLPFSFRLEKRLGRVFQLLPRRIAPFLMVFIVLIWAGAGRQIDVIGMLAQSLRLATPIGLGALAGILCERSGVINVAIEGMMLTAACTGFVAALYTQNIWLGLIIAVLSGGLTAALHAVLSIRFLVNQIISGMILNILAIGITGFIRKAFIVDSPLPAPPVFPAWQIPVLSDLPLIGQVFFRNQPMVYALLILVPTLHVLIFYTRWGLRTRAVGEHPQAADTLGVSVFKIRYINVIVGGFLAGLGGAWFSLETVGNFDDMMTEGKGFIALAAMIFGKWNPGGAFGGALLFGFADALQIKLQISGVQVPYQFLSMIPYLVTMIVLAGLIGRATPPAAEGVPFVKH from the coding sequence ATGGCACCCCATATGACCTCCTCTTTGCGCTTCTCTACCCTGGGAACCCTAAAACTCCCCACCCAATTTACCTTTCTGATGTGTGGAATGATTTCTATTATCCTGGGGATTTTGTATGCCCCACTCCCATTTTCCTTCCGGCTGGAGAAAAGATTAGGGAGGGTTTTTCAGCTCCTGCCCCGGAGAATCGCACCATTCCTCATGGTGTTTATTGTACTTATCTGGGCCGGTGCGGGACGACAGATCGATGTAATCGGGATGCTTGCACAAAGTTTGCGGTTAGCCACACCGATCGGTTTAGGTGCTCTGGCAGGTATCCTTTGCGAACGCTCCGGAGTGATAAACGTGGCTATTGAGGGGATGATGCTCACTGCAGCATGTACAGGATTTGTGGCAGCTCTTTATACACAAAACATTTGGTTGGGATTGATTATTGCCGTCCTATCCGGTGGCCTTACGGCTGCCCTCCATGCCGTACTCTCCATTCGATTTTTAGTAAACCAAATTATCAGCGGGATGATCCTTAATATTCTGGCCATTGGAATTACCGGATTTATTCGCAAGGCTTTTATTGTGGATAGCCCTTTACCAGCTCCCCCGGTTTTTCCGGCCTGGCAGATTCCTGTTCTCTCGGACCTGCCTCTCATCGGTCAAGTCTTCTTCCGTAATCAACCCATGGTATATGCCTTATTAATCCTGGTTCCTACCTTGCATGTTCTTATCTTCTATACCCGTTGGGGGTTACGAACCCGTGCGGTGGGTGAGCATCCCCAGGCGGCCGATACATTGGGAGTCTCTGTTTTCAAAATACGATATATCAATGTCATAGTGGGTGGTTTCCTCGCAGGGCTTGGAGGGGCCTGGTTCTCGCTGGAAACGGTGGGTAACTTTGATGATATGATGACCGAAGGCAAAGGATTTATCGCCCTGGCAGCTATGATCTTTGGAAAATGGAATCCAGGGGGGGCCTTTGGGGGCGCCCTTCTATTTGGATTTGCTGATGCCCTTCAGATCAAGCTACAAATCTCCGGCGTCCAGGTTCCCTATCAGTTCCTCAGTATGATTCCCTATCTGGTAACCATGATCGTATTGGCAGGTCTTATTGGACGTGCTACCCCACCGGCTGCGGAGGGGGTTCCATTTGTTAAACATTAA
- a CDS encoding ABC transporter permease, whose amino-acid sequence MKSRRQMVPIFREILIPILAVCTALILGAVLIEISGVNFLEAYRGLFEGMIGSRRALIETCVAATPYLLTGLAVAIGFQGGLFNIGAEGQFYMGALASVIVGYAVQGLPAWLHLPLALVVGAISGGVWGSIPGLLKAKLGAHEVINTIMMNYIALKLVDYLVKNVFRDPAASMDRTPYILPTAQLPRIFGPDYRLHAGFLLALAAVVFTHWLLFKTTLGFEIRTVGANPGAARYAGMNVGGNIVLAMAMAGAMAGLAGVGEVLGLNHTLPAAFSAGYGFDAIAVALLAKSNPIGIIPSAFLWGGLRNGAGLMQVRTGISIDLISIIQALVIMFIAANQIVRWIYRIN is encoded by the coding sequence ATGAAAAGTAGAAGGCAGATGGTACCGATCTTTAGAGAAATCCTCATCCCTATCCTGGCCGTATGTACGGCATTAATCCTGGGTGCCGTCCTGATCGAAATAAGTGGAGTCAACTTTCTTGAAGCCTATCGGGGTTTGTTTGAGGGAATGATTGGATCACGGCGTGCGCTTATCGAGACGTGTGTTGCTGCGACTCCTTACCTGTTAACAGGCCTTGCGGTTGCCATAGGATTTCAAGGGGGTTTGTTTAATATCGGCGCGGAAGGGCAGTTTTATATGGGAGCCCTGGCCTCCGTGATTGTGGGTTATGCCGTACAGGGATTACCTGCCTGGCTTCATTTACCCTTAGCTCTGGTTGTTGGAGCTATAAGTGGGGGTGTTTGGGGTTCCATTCCGGGTCTCCTTAAAGCCAAATTAGGTGCCCATGAGGTAATCAATACCATCATGATGAATTATATTGCCCTCAAACTGGTGGATTATTTGGTAAAAAATGTCTTTCGTGATCCTGCGGCCAGCATGGATCGTACGCCTTACATTCTTCCGACAGCCCAGCTACCGAGAATTTTTGGACCCGATTATCGATTGCATGCCGGTTTTCTCCTGGCACTGGCAGCTGTTGTTTTTACCCACTGGTTATTATTCAAGACGACCCTGGGTTTTGAGATTCGCACGGTCGGAGCCAATCCCGGCGCGGCCAGATATGCCGGGATGAATGTAGGCGGTAATATAGTTCTGGCCATGGCCATGGCCGGGGCCATGGCCGGATTGGCCGGGGTAGGGGAAGTATTGGGGCTGAATCATACCCTACCGGCAGCTTTTTCTGCCGGCTATGGGTTTGATGCCATCGCAGTCGCTTTATTGGCCAAATCGAACCCTATAGGTATTATACCTTCGGCCTTTCTTTGGGGTGGTCTCCGGAATGGGGCCGGTCTGATGCAGGTTCGAACCGGAATCTCCATTGATCTGATCAGTATAATACAAGCTCTGGTCATTATGTTTATTGCAGCAAATCAAATTGTGCGCTGGATATATCGAATCAACTGA
- a CDS encoding queuosine salvage family protein yields MTEKVRTACKTVAEKATHVRIHYDRIPSYAASLPLEQIKSPELDANCHYLGHGEDTVAFLLTLDTINFGSGYFPYLRKRPGMSGYFTVASSLNDYYKNHGPLSPQELVRLTLEDCAKIFHQDLQNEPVRELMQLFATALNDLGRYVLEDFDGSFVGLVEAADSSAERLIQLLIKMPYFNDIEPYGEGMVPFYKRAQLMAADLHLAFGGEGPGRFYDLDRLTIFADNLVPHVLRVDGILRYTEELAVRIDAEELIPFRSPEEVEIRACAVHAVELLVQELKRSGQEVTAMKLDYLLWNRGQQPYYKRIKPRHRTRTVFY; encoded by the coding sequence TTGACAGAAAAGGTCCGAACTGCCTGCAAAACCGTGGCCGAGAAGGCAACCCATGTTCGTATTCACTACGATCGTATTCCATCCTATGCGGCTTCTCTACCTTTAGAACAAATTAAATCTCCAGAGTTGGATGCAAATTGCCATTATTTAGGCCATGGAGAGGATACGGTTGCCTTCCTTTTGACACTGGATACGATTAACTTTGGATCCGGCTATTTTCCGTACTTACGTAAACGCCCCGGTATGTCGGGATACTTCACTGTTGCTTCTTCCCTCAACGATTACTATAAAAATCATGGGCCGCTTTCCCCGCAGGAACTGGTTCGGCTGACCTTAGAAGATTGTGCAAAAATATTCCATCAAGATCTTCAAAACGAGCCGGTGCGGGAGCTTATGCAGCTTTTTGCTACGGCCTTGAATGACCTCGGTCGGTATGTGCTTGAGGATTTTGATGGAAGCTTTGTTGGTTTAGTTGAAGCGGCGGATTCATCGGCGGAGCGACTGATACAGCTACTGATTAAAATGCCCTACTTTAACGATATCGAACCGTATGGCGAGGGGATGGTACCGTTCTATAAACGGGCCCAGTTGATGGCTGCAGATCTTCACCTGGCCTTTGGTGGGGAGGGACCTGGTCGATTTTACGATTTGGACCGCTTGACCATCTTTGCGGATAATCTGGTACCCCATGTTCTCCGGGTGGATGGTATTCTGCGTTATACTGAAGAATTAGCCGTACGGATTGACGCCGAAGAGTTGATTCCTTTTCGTTCTCCCGAGGAAGTCGAAATTCGGGCGTGTGCTGTTCATGCCGTGGAACTTTTGGTTCAAGAGCTAAAAAGATCGGGACAGGAAGTCACGGCCATGAAATTAGACTATCTTCTCTGGAATCGAGGACAACAACCTTATTATAAGAGGATAAAACCGAGACATAGAACGCGAACGGTTTTTTACTGA
- a CDS encoding ABC transporter ATP-binding protein: protein MTLVLEMRGITKRFPGVVANDHVDFRLEKGEIHALLGENGSGKTTLMNILYGLYRPDEGQIFLNGTKVHLTSPKDAIAHGIGMVHQHFMLVPVMTVTENIILGNEVTRGGLFLDLKQAADRIRELSEQYHLEVDPQALIQDLPVGIRQRVEILKALYRQSNGESKSKSSIWADILILDEPTAVLTPEESENLFRTLSSLARQGKSIIFITHKLREVFHVAHRITVLRNGRVVGTTTSKETTETQLASMMVGREVILAVEKKPLEFQREVSDRKPVLHVQDLQVTDDRGSVAVKGVSLDIYPGEILGIAGVQGNGQTELVEALTGLRKTIAGSIHINGVDMTPFIHSGYSGPRKILEQGVAHIPEDRHTYGMVDSYPLTDNLVLNIYYQKPFARGIVRNQAAIEEHAMRLVTEFDIRTPSIFIRAGNLSGGNQQKMVVAREFSRSIILLIAAQPTRGLDVGSIEFIHKQILRKRDQGCAVLLVSVDLDEILSLSDRIAVMYRGHILATVDAKEASREVLGLWMAGIK, encoded by the coding sequence GTGACTTTGGTATTGGAAATGCGGGGAATCACAAAGCGATTCCCCGGGGTGGTGGCTAATGATCATGTGGATTTCCGATTGGAGAAGGGAGAGATTCATGCCCTCTTGGGTGAAAACGGCTCCGGTAAGACAACCTTGATGAATATCCTGTATGGCCTCTACAGGCCGGATGAGGGTCAGATTTTCTTGAATGGAACCAAAGTCCATTTGACGAGTCCCAAGGATGCTATTGCCCATGGTATCGGAATGGTCCACCAGCACTTCATGCTGGTACCGGTTATGACCGTTACCGAAAATATAATTCTCGGAAATGAAGTAACGCGGGGAGGCTTGTTTCTGGATTTGAAGCAGGCGGCAGATCGAATTCGGGAGTTATCCGAGCAATACCATCTGGAAGTTGATCCTCAAGCTCTTATCCAGGATCTACCCGTAGGTATTCGTCAGCGAGTGGAAATCCTTAAGGCCCTTTATCGACAATCCAACGGAGAATCTAAGTCCAAAAGCTCGATTTGGGCGGACATTCTGATTTTGGATGAGCCCACGGCGGTACTGACTCCAGAAGAATCTGAAAATTTATTCCGTACCCTAAGTTCACTGGCCCGGCAAGGCAAATCCATCATCTTTATTACCCATAAACTAAGGGAAGTCTTCCATGTGGCCCATCGTATCACCGTCTTACGCAATGGGCGGGTGGTGGGAACGACAACCTCTAAGGAAACTACGGAAACCCAACTGGCTTCCATGATGGTGGGACGTGAGGTTATTCTGGCCGTAGAGAAAAAACCCCTGGAGTTTCAGAGGGAAGTATCCGACCGAAAACCTGTCTTGCATGTTCAGGATTTGCAGGTGACAGATGATCGTGGTTCTGTCGCTGTGAAAGGAGTATCCCTGGATATTTATCCAGGCGAAATTCTGGGGATCGCTGGAGTACAAGGTAATGGACAGACGGAGTTAGTTGAAGCCTTGACCGGTTTGCGAAAAACAATCGCCGGTAGTATCCACATAAACGGAGTTGATATGACCCCCTTTATTCACTCCGGCTATTCGGGTCCGAGGAAAATCCTGGAACAAGGTGTGGCCCATATTCCCGAAGATCGCCATACCTATGGCATGGTGGATAGCTACCCCCTGACCGATAACCTGGTTCTCAATATCTATTACCAAAAACCTTTTGCACGAGGGATTGTAAGGAACCAGGCGGCTATTGAAGAACATGCAATGCGTCTGGTTACGGAGTTTGATATTCGGACCCCTAGCATTTTCATTAGAGCCGGGAATCTGTCCGGCGGTAATCAACAGAAAATGGTTGTTGCCCGGGAATTCTCTCGATCGATTATCCTACTGATTGCCGCCCAGCCTACCCGCGGCCTGGATGTTGGATCTATAGAATTTATTCACAAGCAGATCCTACGGAAGCGGGATCAAGGATGCGCGGTCCTTCTGGTTTCTGTAGATTTGGATGAGATTTTATCCCTCTCGGATCGAATTGCCGTAATGTATCGAGGTCATATCCTTGCTACCGTGGATGCGAAAGAGGCATCCCGAGAAGTTTTAGGGTTGTGGATGGCTGGAATAAAATAA
- a CDS encoding BMP family ABC transporter substrate-binding protein, translating into MGKKLLKLVGLGLILLLGQGISQVSAANITKVGLVTDVGKINDGTFNESAYKGMMRAVQEFGLKSAFIETRQPTDYEKNIEQLISEGYEMIITVGFLVGDATKKMAQKYPNVKFAIVDFAYDPSVPNILGLIFAEDQAGFLAGSLAGLMTKSKIVGAVLGMEIPPVVRFRKGYEAGVKYVCPDCKVLAVYIDSFTDPARGKSAALSQIDEGADVIFGGGGTTGSGAILGAAQAGVWVIGVDQDEYMTTFKKGEAPGAKKLLSSAMKRVDNAVYGAVKAAVDGSFKGGTALFNAGNDGIGLAPFHETETAVPDTVKARLREIADGLKAGKIKTGV; encoded by the coding sequence ATGGGAAAAAAATTACTTAAGTTAGTAGGACTGGGCTTAATCCTTTTACTGGGACAGGGTATATCACAGGTCTCTGCGGCCAATATAACGAAAGTGGGTTTGGTGACCGATGTAGGCAAGATAAATGATGGTACTTTCAATGAATCCGCCTATAAAGGCATGATGCGGGCCGTTCAAGAGTTTGGTCTTAAAAGCGCTTTTATTGAAACACGCCAGCCTACAGATTATGAAAAAAACATTGAACAGCTTATATCCGAAGGGTATGAGATGATTATCACGGTGGGTTTTCTGGTTGGGGATGCGACCAAGAAAATGGCCCAGAAATATCCCAATGTGAAGTTTGCCATTGTAGATTTTGCCTACGACCCATCGGTTCCTAATATTCTGGGTCTTATCTTTGCAGAAGATCAAGCAGGCTTCCTGGCTGGTTCGCTGGCAGGTCTTATGACCAAGAGTAAAATTGTGGGAGCCGTCCTCGGAATGGAGATTCCGCCGGTAGTTCGATTTAGAAAAGGTTACGAAGCCGGGGTAAAGTACGTCTGCCCGGACTGTAAAGTACTGGCCGTTTATATTGATAGTTTTACCGATCCGGCACGGGGTAAATCTGCTGCGCTTTCCCAGATCGACGAAGGTGCAGATGTGATCTTCGGTGGGGGTGGTACAACTGGCTCTGGGGCGATTCTGGGTGCTGCCCAGGCAGGGGTATGGGTCATTGGCGTGGATCAGGATGAGTATATGACCACCTTCAAAAAAGGGGAAGCTCCCGGGGCTAAAAAATTACTGTCCAGTGCCATGAAGCGTGTGGACAATGCTGTATATGGTGCCGTGAAAGCGGCTGTTGACGGCTCTTTTAAGGGAGGAACGGCTCTATTCAATGCCGGTAATGATGGTATTGGATTGGCTCCCTTCCATGAAACCGAGACGGCCGTTCCCGATACGGTAAAAGCCAGACTCAGAGAAATTGCCGATGGGTTAAAGGCGGGGAAGATTAAAACAGGGGTCTAG